A portion of the Nitratidesulfovibrio termitidis HI1 genome contains these proteins:
- a CDS encoding ABC transporter ATP-binding protein, with protein MSAIQLLNVSRHWGDVRAVDDVSFEVEQGAMLVLLGPSGCGKSTTLRLIAGLESVTSGRIMIGERDVTNLPPAQRQLAMVFQSYALFPHLTVRENILFGLTVRKVPEPEREKRLTRAVDILGLGALLQRKPGELSGGQQQRVALGRALVAEAAVCLMDEPLSNLDAKLRHEMRREIRALQQTLGMTMVYVTHDQTEAMSMADRIILMQGGRIVQNATPSELYSLPATTFAGNFIGTPPMNLVRLDDARGSVCVAGSRSGTVSVVDSADYVLGIRPEHVRIVPDGWRAVVESVEYLGSSSVLGCRVGGEELSVVVDGVSDIAVGAEIYLHCPDEHIHVFDAQTGERRGTCR; from the coding sequence TTGTCCGCCATTCAACTTCTGAACGTCAGCAGGCACTGGGGCGACGTCCGCGCCGTGGACGACGTCTCCTTCGAGGTGGAACAGGGCGCCATGCTGGTGCTGCTGGGGCCTTCGGGCTGCGGCAAGTCCACAACCCTGCGGCTCATCGCGGGTCTGGAATCCGTCACCTCTGGCCGGATCATGATCGGCGAGCGCGACGTCACCAACCTGCCCCCGGCCCAGCGCCAGCTGGCCATGGTCTTCCAGTCGTACGCGCTGTTCCCGCACCTGACGGTGCGCGAGAACATCCTGTTCGGGCTTACCGTACGCAAGGTGCCCGAGCCCGAGCGCGAAAAACGCCTGACCCGCGCCGTGGACATCCTGGGGCTGGGCGCCCTGCTGCAACGCAAGCCGGGCGAACTTTCCGGCGGGCAGCAGCAGCGCGTGGCCCTGGGCCGCGCCCTGGTGGCCGAGGCCGCCGTGTGCCTGATGGACGAGCCGCTCTCCAACCTTGACGCCAAGCTGCGCCACGAAATGCGGCGTGAAATCCGCGCCTTGCAGCAGACCCTGGGCATGACCATGGTCTACGTCACCCACGACCAGACCGAGGCCATGAGCATGGCCGACCGGATCATCCTGATGCAGGGCGGGCGCATCGTGCAGAACGCCACGCCGTCCGAGCTGTATTCCCTCCCGGCAACCACCTTTGCGGGCAACTTCATCGGCACGCCGCCCATGAACCTGGTGCGGCTGGACGATGCGCGCGGCAGCGTGTGCGTGGCGGGCAGCCGGTCCGGCACGGTGAGCGTGGTGGACAGTGCGGACTATGTGCTGGGCATCCGGCCGGAACATGTGCGCATCGTGCCGGATGGCTGGCGCGCCGTGGTGGAAAGCGTGGAATATCTGGGGTCCAGTTCCGTGCTGGGGTGCCGCGTGGGGGGCGAGGAACTTTCCGTGGTGGTGGACGGCGTGTCGGACATTGCCGTGGGGGCCGAAATCTACCTGCACTGCCCGGACGAGCACATCCACGTCTTTGACGCACAAACCGGCGAACGGCGCGGCACCTGCCGCTGA
- a CDS encoding YagK/YfjJ domain-containing protein: protein MHIEENIYRNYQIQAYPTMPCRTDILDAIIDRIEHMTQRFSRVLFIRFDLRLPRWYACPTTKNPLTIFFNSFGQHLRRKDIAFQYVWVREQSREKHQHYHVMLLLNGNLTCHSWNHTEKAEHLWQKALGIKQEGLLQRCDTARNGSHHPDFIHMNRHDQSYERDIERCVEWASYLAKTKTKGYAPLRAREWGARIFPKPF, encoded by the coding sequence ATGCACATCGAAGAAAACATCTACAGAAATTACCAGATACAAGCGTACCCAACCATGCCATGTCGCACCGACATCCTTGATGCCATCATCGACCGCATTGAGCACATGACCCAACGCTTCAGCAGAGTACTCTTCATCCGATTCGATTTACGCCTCCCTAGGTGGTATGCATGCCCTACCACAAAAAACCCACTCACCATCTTTTTCAATAGCTTCGGACAACACCTGCGTCGCAAGGACATCGCCTTCCAGTACGTCTGGGTACGTGAACAATCCAGAGAAAAACACCAACATTACCACGTGATGCTCCTCCTAAATGGCAACCTCACATGCCACAGTTGGAACCACACTGAAAAGGCTGAACACCTCTGGCAAAAAGCCCTTGGGATAAAACAGGAAGGATTACTGCAACGATGTGACACCGCCAGAAACGGCAGCCACCACCCGGATTTCATCCATATGAATCGTCATGATCAGAGCTACGAGCGGGATATCGAGAGATGCGTGGAGTGGGCCAGCTACCTGGCCAAGACGAAGACGAAAGGCTATGCGCCGTTACGTGCAAGAGAATGGGGAGCGAGAATATTTCCCAAACCATTCTGA
- a CDS encoding carbohydrate ABC transporter permease, translated as MSQTNIYDSRGLARVLDTAAAWTLAVLWALPLLYAVWTAFHPSEFSTRFTLAAPLTLDNFRAAWDAAPFARYLVNTVLLVTLVLSGQLVLCTLAAYAFAKYDFPGKGILFALVLMQLMIMPDVLVVENYRTMATIGVLDSTLAIGLPYMASAFGIFLLRQTFKSIPKELDEAAAVEGASTLQILWKVYVPLGKPVYLAYALVSVSYHWNNFLWPLIVTNTTNSRPLTVGLQVFSSTEQGVDWSIITAATLMTSGPLLIGFLLFQRQFVQSFMRAGIK; from the coding sequence ATGAGCCAGACCAACATCTACGACAGCCGGGGCCTGGCCCGCGTGCTGGACACCGCCGCCGCGTGGACACTGGCCGTGCTGTGGGCGCTGCCGCTGCTGTACGCCGTATGGACGGCCTTTCACCCCTCGGAATTTTCCACCCGCTTCACCCTGGCCGCGCCGCTGACGCTGGACAACTTCCGCGCGGCGTGGGACGCGGCGCCCTTTGCCCGCTACCTGGTCAACACCGTGCTGCTGGTCACCCTGGTGCTGTCCGGGCAACTGGTGCTGTGCACGCTGGCGGCCTATGCCTTCGCCAAGTACGACTTCCCCGGCAAGGGCATATTGTTCGCGCTGGTACTGATGCAACTGATGATCATGCCCGATGTGCTGGTGGTGGAGAACTACCGCACCATGGCGACCATCGGCGTGCTGGATTCCACGCTGGCCATCGGCCTGCCGTACATGGCGTCGGCCTTCGGCATCTTTCTGCTGCGCCAGACCTTCAAGAGCATACCGAAGGAACTGGACGAGGCCGCCGCCGTGGAAGGCGCCAGCACCCTGCAGATTCTCTGGAAGGTCTACGTGCCGCTGGGCAAACCGGTGTACCTGGCCTATGCGCTGGTGTCGGTCAGCTACCACTGGAACAACTTCCTGTGGCCGCTCATCGTCACCAACACCACCAATTCGCGCCCGCTCACCGTGGGCTTGCAGGTGTTCTCGTCCACCGAGCAGGGGGTGGACTGGTCGATCATCACGGCGGCCACGCTGATGACATCCGGCCCGCTGCTGATCGGATTCCTGCTGTTCCAGCGGCAGTTCGTGCAGTCGTTCATGCGGGCGGGGATCAAGTAG
- a CDS encoding tyrosine-type recombinase/integrase — MTTTTSTSYRGVRYRESQTRKHGSKPDRYFFIRYKSDGKPKEEGAGWASEGMTIQKASQLRARITENIRLGRRPQSLAEMREMMREAREQAAVEERRAAHAATTLDEFWERHYLPSSTLHKTPQTMRTESGYYAKWIKPVLGNSPLSALTPPLIEQVASSAMTAGRSAATIRHLLAIISQVWGMARNHEIVSGECPCTRIKKPRKDNRRMRFLTESEASTLLAELKKRSQDTHDSALLSLFCGLRAGEIHALTWTDLNFTAGTIYIRDPKNKHSRHAYMTDEVRAMLTERSQVPNGTEYVFPAQNGAKRNWVSDTFERVVEQLGLNEGISDTRQRVVFHTLRHTFASWLVQSGTPLYTVAELMGHTTLEMTKRYSHLSPDTVRAAAMSLQGRLSQ, encoded by the coding sequence ATGACCACGACGACCTCCACCAGCTACCGCGGCGTTCGTTACCGCGAAAGCCAGACCCGCAAGCACGGCTCGAAGCCTGATCGCTATTTCTTCATCCGGTACAAATCCGATGGTAAACCGAAGGAAGAAGGTGCCGGATGGGCATCCGAAGGCATGACCATCCAGAAGGCATCTCAACTGCGTGCCAGGATCACGGAGAATATCAGGCTGGGGCGACGCCCGCAGTCTCTCGCCGAAATGCGCGAGATGATGCGCGAGGCCCGCGAACAGGCCGCTGTTGAAGAGCGCCGTGCAGCCCATGCGGCCACAACTTTGGACGAATTCTGGGAGAGGCACTACCTGCCCTCTTCTACCCTGCACAAGACGCCACAGACAATGAGGACGGAATCTGGTTACTACGCCAAATGGATCAAGCCGGTACTCGGCAACTCCCCACTCAGCGCCCTTACCCCACCACTCATTGAACAGGTTGCCAGCAGCGCCATGACCGCCGGGCGGAGTGCGGCCACCATCCGCCATCTGCTGGCCATTATCTCCCAAGTCTGGGGCATGGCCCGGAATCATGAAATCGTGAGCGGAGAGTGCCCCTGCACGCGGATCAAGAAACCTCGCAAGGACAACAGGCGGATGCGCTTCCTGACGGAATCCGAAGCAAGCACCCTACTCGCGGAACTCAAAAAAAGATCACAGGACACCCACGACAGCGCCCTACTCTCCCTATTTTGCGGCCTCAGAGCAGGCGAAATCCATGCGCTCACCTGGACGGACCTCAACTTCACTGCAGGGACCATCTACATCCGCGACCCCAAGAACAAACACAGCAGGCATGCGTACATGACCGACGAGGTCCGGGCGATGCTCACGGAGCGCTCCCAAGTCCCGAACGGCACAGAGTACGTCTTCCCGGCCCAGAACGGCGCCAAACGCAACTGGGTATCCGACACCTTCGAGCGCGTCGTCGAGCAACTCGGCCTCAACGAAGGAATCAGCGACACCAGGCAACGCGTGGTCTTCCATACCCTGCGCCACACGTTCGCCAGTTGGCTCGTGCAAAGCGGCACACCGCTGTATACCGTCGCCGAGCTCATGGGGCATACCACGCTTGAGATGACCAAGCGTTACTCGCACCTCAGCCCCGACACTGTCAGGGCCGCAGCGATGAGCCTGCAGGGCAGACTCAGCCAATAG
- a CDS encoding carbohydrate ABC transporter permease, with translation MPPAFRSPATTRTIHAWLLLLPALAFIAAFTHYPAVNTFIHSFFLDGRGGAPAQFVGLEHYQYLLEDEVFRKALVNNLLFASGTIPLSIGLAMAMAFLVNAGLAGQSVLRLCYFVPTVLPMIAVANIWLFFYTPEYGLLEQIRGALGLAGMNWLGSESTALPCVIAVAVWKDAGFFMIFYLAALQQIPPSLAEAAMLEGASRLYYYRRVVIPLLMPTTLFVLVNATINAFRMVDHLFVLTQGGPNNASSLLLYYIYEVSFKYWDTGYGAALTMVLLGFLALASIGQFGFLDRKVHYR, from the coding sequence GTGCCCCCAGCCTTCCGCAGCCCCGCCACCACGCGCACCATCCACGCCTGGCTCCTGCTGCTGCCCGCCCTGGCGTTCATCGCCGCGTTCACCCACTATCCGGCGGTGAACACCTTCATCCACAGCTTCTTTCTGGATGGACGGGGCGGCGCGCCCGCGCAGTTCGTGGGGCTGGAACACTACCAGTACCTGCTGGAGGACGAGGTGTTCCGCAAGGCGCTGGTGAACAACCTGCTGTTCGCCAGCGGCACCATTCCGCTGTCCATCGGGCTGGCCATGGCCATGGCCTTTCTGGTCAACGCGGGGCTGGCCGGGCAGTCGGTGCTGCGGCTGTGCTACTTCGTGCCCACGGTGCTGCCCATGATCGCGGTGGCCAACATCTGGCTGTTCTTCTACACGCCGGAATACGGCCTGCTGGAACAGATTCGCGGGGCGCTGGGCCTCGCCGGGATGAACTGGCTGGGCAGCGAATCCACGGCGCTGCCGTGCGTCATCGCCGTGGCGGTGTGGAAGGATGCGGGCTTCTTCATGATCTTCTACCTTGCGGCGTTGCAGCAGATACCGCCTTCACTGGCCGAGGCGGCCATGCTGGAGGGGGCGTCGCGCCTGTACTACTACCGCAGGGTAGTCATACCGCTGCTGATGCCCACCACCCTGTTCGTGCTGGTGAACGCCACCATCAACGCCTTCCGCATGGTGGACCACCTGTTCGTGCTCACCCAGGGCGGCCCCAACAACGCCAGTTCGCTGCTGCTCTACTACATCTACGAAGTCAGCTTCAAATACTGGGATACCGGCTACGGCGCGGCGCTGACCATGGTGCTGCTGGGCTTTCTGGCGCTGGCCTCCATCGGCCAGTTCGGCTTTCTCGACCGCAAGGTGCACTACAGATGA
- a CDS encoding type II toxin-antitoxin system VapC family toxin, translated as MRLLLDTNALLWALTDSPRIAPVRELLLADENEVFVSSVSWWEIAIKTRIGKLDAELSVLRAAAQESGFLELPLLGAHAEMLATLPRHHNDPFDHMLVSQAMAEPMRLITGDSVLSSYTPLVLQI; from the coding sequence ATGAGACTGCTGCTGGACACCAACGCGCTTCTCTGGGCGCTGACCGATTCCCCGCGCATTGCGCCTGTTCGGGAACTGCTGCTTGCTGATGAGAACGAGGTCTTTGTCAGTTCCGTGTCTTGGTGGGAGATCGCCATCAAGACACGCATCGGCAAGCTTGATGCCGAGTTGTCCGTGCTTCGTGCTGCAGCGCAGGAGAGTGGTTTCCTTGAGCTTCCCCTTCTTGGTGCGCATGCAGAGATGCTCGCGACCCTTCCGAGGCACCACAATGACCCCTTTGACCATATGCTGGTCTCCCAGGCCATGGCCGAACCCATGCGGCTGATTACCGGCGATTCGGTACTCTCAAGTTACACGCCGTTGGTGCTTCAAATTTGA
- a CDS encoding ABC transporter substrate-binding protein, which yields MTGFRKACTLAAAALLSLTLLAGTALAEKVNLTFYFPVSVGGPITKIVEGMTEQFMKEHPDIQVTPVYAGIYRETLTKALTALRGGEPPHVAVLLSTDMYTLIDEDAVVAYDDILKPEEMGFTKAFFPGFMRNSQTGGKTWGIPFQRSTIVMYWNKEAFKAAGLDPEKGPATWKELVEMGKKLTVRDASGKVTQWGVAIPSTGYAYWMFQALAIQNGVELMNAEGTKTYFDAPKAVEALQFLVDLAYKHEVSPKGTIDWATTPRDFFERKSAIMWTTTGNLTNVRTNAPFPFGVGMLPASARPGSPTGGGNFYIFKKATPAERKAAVTFVQWMTSAERAAQWGIDTGYVAVRPDAWETPAMKDYVAKFPVAAVARDQLAHAVPELSTHDNQRVTKALDDAIQAAVTGSKKPADALKDAQKEAERILRRYGK from the coding sequence ATGACCGGTTTCAGGAAAGCGTGCACCCTGGCGGCGGCGGCACTGCTGTCGCTGACCCTGCTGGCGGGCACCGCACTGGCGGAAAAGGTGAATCTTACCTTCTACTTCCCCGTATCCGTCGGCGGTCCCATCACCAAGATCGTGGAGGGCATGACCGAGCAGTTCATGAAGGAACACCCGGACATCCAGGTCACCCCGGTGTACGCGGGCATCTACCGCGAAACCCTCACCAAGGCCCTTACCGCCCTGCGCGGGGGCGAGCCGCCGCATGTGGCCGTGCTGCTGTCCACCGACATGTACACCCTCATCGACGAGGACGCGGTGGTCGCTTACGACGACATCCTGAAGCCGGAGGAAATGGGCTTCACCAAGGCGTTCTTCCCCGGTTTCATGCGCAACAGCCAGACCGGCGGCAAGACCTGGGGCATTCCCTTCCAGCGTTCCACCATCGTGATGTACTGGAACAAGGAGGCCTTCAAGGCCGCCGGGCTGGACCCCGAAAAGGGCCCCGCCACCTGGAAGGAACTGGTGGAAATGGGCAAGAAGCTGACCGTGCGTGACGCCTCTGGCAAGGTCACCCAGTGGGGCGTGGCCATTCCCTCCACCGGGTACGCCTACTGGATGTTCCAGGCGCTGGCCATCCAGAACGGCGTTGAACTGATGAACGCGGAAGGCACCAAGACCTACTTCGATGCGCCCAAGGCCGTAGAGGCGCTGCAATTCCTGGTGGACCTGGCCTACAAGCACGAAGTGTCGCCCAAGGGCACCATCGACTGGGCCACCACCCCGCGCGATTTCTTCGAGCGCAAGTCCGCCATCATGTGGACCACCACCGGCAACCTGACCAACGTGCGCACCAACGCGCCCTTCCCCTTCGGCGTGGGCATGCTGCCCGCCAGCGCCCGCCCCGGCTCGCCCACGGGCGGCGGCAACTTCTACATCTTCAAGAAGGCCACCCCCGCCGAGCGCAAGGCCGCCGTCACTTTCGTGCAGTGGATGACCAGCGCGGAACGTGCCGCCCAGTGGGGCATCGACACCGGCTACGTGGCCGTGCGCCCCGACGCGTGGGAAACCCCGGCCATGAAGGACTACGTGGCCAAGTTCCCCGTGGCTGCCGTGGCCCGCGACCAGTTGGCCCACGCCGTGCCCGAACTGTCCACCCACGACAACCAGCGCGTGACCAAGGCGCTGGACGACGCCATCCAGGCCGCCGTGACCGGCTCCAAGAAGCCCGCCGACGCCCTGAAGGACGCCCAGAAGGAAGCGGAACGCATCCTGCGCCGTTACGGCAAGTAG
- a CDS encoding 4Fe-4S dicluster domain-containing protein, with product MPKAFLIDTTRCTACRGCQVACKEWKNLPPVPTKQTGTHQNPPDLNPYNFKLVRFSEHMVNGAVQWYFFPDQCRHCVDAPCMLVASNPEAIIQDADTGAVIYTELTAKENIDDIRGACPYDIPRKDPATGRIVKCDMCIDRVRANMLPMCVKSCAMGAMNFGDRAAMLQLAEERLAAVKKTFPAAQLLNVKDVSVIFLVADDPKKYHTHAVADAAPRQMTRKQFVARLAAPLRGLADTTNS from the coding sequence ATGCCCAAGGCGTTTCTGATAGATACCACGCGGTGCACGGCCTGCCGGGGTTGCCAGGTGGCCTGCAAGGAATGGAAGAACCTGCCCCCGGTGCCCACCAAGCAGACCGGCACCCACCAGAACCCGCCGGACCTGAACCCGTACAACTTCAAGCTGGTACGCTTCAGCGAGCACATGGTGAACGGCGCCGTGCAATGGTACTTCTTCCCGGACCAGTGCAGGCATTGCGTGGATGCGCCGTGCATGCTGGTGGCCTCTAACCCAGAAGCCATCATCCAGGACGCGGATACCGGCGCTGTCATCTACACCGAGCTGACGGCCAAGGAAAACATCGACGACATCCGGGGGGCCTGCCCGTACGACATCCCCCGCAAGGACCCGGCCACCGGGCGCATCGTCAAGTGCGACATGTGCATCGACCGCGTGCGCGCCAACATGCTGCCCATGTGCGTGAAAAGCTGCGCCATGGGGGCCATGAACTTCGGCGACCGCGCGGCCATGCTGCAACTGGCCGAAGAACGGCTGGCCGCGGTGAAGAAGACCTTCCCGGCGGCGCAACTGCTGAACGTGAAGGACGTTTCCGTGATCTTCCTGGTGGCCGATGACCCCAAGAAGTACCACACCCACGCCGTGGCCGATGCGGCCCCCCGCCAGATGACCCGCAAGCAGTTCGTGGCCCGTCTGGCCGCCCCGCTGCGGGGGCTGGCCGACACCACCAACAGCTGA
- a CDS encoding type II toxin-antitoxin system Phd/YefM family antitoxin: protein MNIVPMHQAKSSLSQLVKRAAGGETIFIGSYGRAEAVLKSAASAKPKKRLGLLKGKLKVPDDFDAPLPPELLAAFEGSEE from the coding sequence ATGAATATCGTCCCCATGCACCAGGCCAAGAGCTCTCTGTCGCAGCTGGTAAAACGTGCGGCAGGTGGTGAAACCATTTTCATCGGCAGCTATGGTCGAGCAGAGGCCGTCCTTAAGTCGGCCGCAAGTGCTAAGCCGAAAAAGCGTCTTGGTCTTCTGAAGGGCAAACTGAAGGTTCCCGACGATTTCGACGCTCCTCTGCCGCCGGAACTTCTTGCGGCGTTTGAAGGGAGCGAAGAATGA
- a CDS encoding formate dehydrogenase accessory protein FdhE, with product MHAATPDTPVAPITATPVPDGETPDATHGPLPDAPTRLLQDAARLVHEVPPLRPLLDAFVPLLEARATLRDAAPGWIGPLPAPAQDASVKGIPLLSGIGFQDVTEHLPAALEQLLPVMEEAFPALAPELAALRQALASGDIDASALSAVAGGRTITLPSGISAEVLSFVASEAVRPFIERQARDLVPVLRAMPWARPVCPTCGGAPGFSRLQRERDDNEFITGHGGVRFLHCATCATEWRYKRVSCPGCGNEEPEQLGLLATRERPFERADTCDACKRYILCQDATEFINLPDATISVLAMLPLELQARQAGYLPLVPQPWSAG from the coding sequence ATGCATGCCGCCACGCCCGACACACCCGTAGCACCGATAACCGCCACGCCCGTGCCCGATGGGGAAACGCCTGACGCGACCCACGGCCCCCTGCCGGATGCCCCCACCCGCCTGCTTCAGGACGCCGCACGCCTTGTGCACGAGGTGCCCCCCCTGCGCCCGCTGCTGGATGCCTTCGTCCCCCTGCTGGAAGCCCGCGCCACGTTGCGCGATGCCGCCCCCGGCTGGATCGGCCCCCTGCCTGCCCCGGCGCAGGACGCATCCGTAAAGGGCATCCCCCTGCTGTCGGGCATCGGCTTTCAGGACGTGACGGAGCACCTGCCCGCCGCCCTCGAACAACTGTTGCCGGTAATGGAAGAGGCGTTCCCCGCCCTTGCGCCGGAGCTGGCAGCCCTGCGGCAAGCTCTGGCCAGCGGCGATATCGACGCCTCGGCGCTGTCCGCCGTGGCTGGCGGGCGCACCATCACCCTGCCCTCCGGCATCTCCGCCGAGGTGCTGTCCTTCGTGGCGAGTGAAGCAGTGCGACCGTTCATCGAACGTCAGGCCCGTGACCTGGTGCCCGTCCTGCGAGCCATGCCCTGGGCACGACCGGTGTGCCCGACATGCGGCGGGGCACCCGGCTTTTCGCGCCTGCAACGCGAACGGGACGACAACGAATTCATCACCGGTCACGGTGGCGTGCGGTTTCTGCATTGCGCCACCTGCGCCACCGAATGGCGGTACAAGCGGGTTTCCTGCCCCGGTTGCGGCAACGAGGAGCCGGAGCAACTGGGCCTGCTGGCGACGCGGGAACGACCCTTCGAACGGGCCGACACCTGCGATGCCTGCAAGCGCTACATCCTGTGCCAGGATGCCACGGAATTCATCAACCTGCCCGATGCGACCATTTCGGTGCTGGCCATGCTGCCACTGGAACTGCAAGCCCGGCAGGCCGGATACCTGCCGCTGGTGCCCCAGCCGTGGAGTGCCGGGTAA
- a CDS encoding HD domain-containing protein, with the protein MPQLDIIPPHELSILARFQGEPALAAIRREFVPAVTNPVWRGLVEEFMELDEPLTPYAHPRFAAWSFAASPGSGAHHGHIGGLALHVLQDLRNARALGDAHETRGLPLDRDLLYAAILLHDCLKRFVYAFDADYALHKSEDPFIARNEDHHSWVLRELTARGADEEIILATAAMHGLDDVSLAEGVKPLAVVNHYLDIGLTGLTMRPEDVRAEHTIGFLADSDWPWSGRAQQRTRELAEAMAPHCGVPAGYMHLYLGSRFSFEHVDGLLQDMGRELAMARLLERIEKET; encoded by the coding sequence ATGCCGCAACTCGACATCATTCCCCCGCACGAACTGTCCATACTTGCCCGCTTTCAGGGAGAACCCGCACTGGCCGCCATCCGCCGCGAATTCGTGCCAGCCGTGACCAACCCGGTGTGGCGCGGGCTGGTGGAAGAATTCATGGAACTGGACGAACCGCTGACGCCCTATGCCCACCCCCGATTCGCGGCGTGGAGCTTTGCGGCATCGCCCGGATCGGGCGCGCACCACGGGCACATCGGCGGGCTGGCCCTGCATGTGCTGCAAGACCTGCGCAACGCCCGCGCCCTGGGCGACGCGCACGAGACGCGGGGCCTGCCCCTGGACCGGGACCTGCTATATGCCGCCATCCTGCTGCACGACTGCCTGAAGCGCTTCGTGTACGCCTTTGATGCGGACTATGCCCTGCACAAGTCCGAGGACCCGTTCATCGCCCGCAACGAAGACCACCACTCATGGGTGCTGCGCGAACTGACCGCACGCGGGGCGGACGAAGAAATCATCCTGGCCACTGCCGCCATGCACGGACTGGACGACGTGAGCCTGGCCGAAGGGGTGAAGCCGCTAGCTGTGGTCAACCACTATCTGGATATCGGTCTGACCGGCCTGACCATGCGGCCCGAGGACGTACGGGCAGAGCACACCATCGGCTTTCTGGCCGATTCCGACTGGCCCTGGAGCGGTCGCGCCCAGCAACGCACCCGCGAACTGGCCGAGGCCATGGCCCCCCACTGCGGCGTGCCCGCCGGGTACATGCACCTGTACCTTGGCTCGCGGTTCAGTTTCGAACACGTCGACGGGCTGTTGCAGGACATGGGACGGGAACTGGCCATGGCGCGGTTGCTGGAAAGGATTGAGAAGGAAACGTAG